The genome window ACTTAAAGAAGCCGAGAGAAAAGAAAATGGTACTGCGGAGCAAAAGGGGATTCTGGACGGTGTCTCGAAGGCTTTGCCATCGCTGGTCCGTGCGCAGGAATATCAGAGCCGTGCGGCACATGTGGGCTTTGATTGGAGCGATATTCAGGGAGTGAGGGAAAAAGTTATGGAAGAATGGGAAGAGCTCCGTCAGGCAAATTCCCCTGAAGAAATTGAAAAAGAAGTGGGCGATTTATTGTTTGCTGTCGTGAATCTTTCTCGTTGGTACAAGGTAGATGCAGAAACAGCCCTGCGGAAAGCCAATGAGCGTTTTATGGCGCGTTTCAAGCATATCGAACAGGAAGCGCGGGTGATGGGGAAACCACTGGCAGACCTTACTATGGACGAAATGGAGAACCTCTGGCAGCAAGCCAAACGTCGGGGAAAATAAACTTGAGGGGAGTAAAGGGTCTCTCAGAGAGAACTTTCCGGTTCTCTCTGATTTTTTAAATAAAATTCAACATGAAAATTAATAAAATCAAAAAAAATATTGACAAAAATAAAAATTGATGTATGATTATTAAAGAATATTAAAAAGGAGTTCATCATGAGTGCTTTTGAACAGCGCTTCACCTTTCCGGAAAATGGTTGGTTGGTGCTTCAAAGCCTGGGTGATGTCCTGATTCAGGGAGTAAAACAGCCGGATGTGCTTTTACGCATCCCTGAAGAGGGCATGGCTCAGGTTCAATCTCAGACAGACAGGCTCTTCATTTCCGCTCAATCGGATGTAGAAATATTTGTGCCTGAGCAGGCAAAAATTCGCCTTGAAGGCGTAACCGGCGATGCTTCGGTGGTGGGGGTTCTGGGATATATGGAGATTGCCCGGGTGAATGGGGATTTAGCCATGCGCTCTTGCGATAAAGTGGATATAGGTGTTGTCAATGGAGATGTGGAGTTGCTCCAGGTGGCAGGTCCGATCGTTCTTCGGCGGGCGGGGGGTGATTTGTTTGTGGAAAGCCGTAACCGGGTCGTTGCTGAGCAAGTCGGCGGTGATGTGACGATCCGTGCGGATGGCCTGGTGCGAGCTAAAGCCGGCGGAGATTTGAATATCCAACTGATTTCTGTCAATGTAGAAGAGGTTCATGCTCGCTGTGGGGGTGATTTGTTGATTACTGCGCCATCTGGCCTGGGTGCCCAACTGGATGTCAACAGCGGAGGATTTTCTATAACCCTACGCTTGCCTGATCAGACTCTGAACCTTGACCAGCCACATTACAGCACTACCCTGGGAAATGGAAAAACTCTGTTGCGCCTGGTTGCGGGTGGGGATGTTTCTGTTCAACTAGGCGATTCTATCCTGCAAGAGCAAAAAGTTCCCCGTAAGTCCTTTACCGCAGATTTTGTCGGAGGAATAGAAATACCAGACCTTTCCCCTTTTGTAGAGGATAAAATTCGCCAGAAAATGGAGCATGCGACGCGGAAAGCCGAAGAACGTGCCCGTCGTGCTGAGGAACGGGTGCGTCGTGCTATGGAGCGGGTGGAGCAGGCACAGCGGCAAGTCCATCGCAGGAATAGATGGTTTGGATTCTGGTATGAAGCCGGGAAAAATCCTGAGGATCCAGCCGTTCCGAAGCCGCCCGAAGTCCCCAAGGCTCCAGAAGCACCCGAAACCTTTGGCACTTCGTTTTCGCAGGTGACCAATGAGGAACGCTTACTGGTTCTGAAAATGCTTCAGGAGCATAAAATTACGGTGGAAGAGGCAGAGCAATTACTCGCCGTGCTGGATGGCGATTTGGATGTGGAATAGCCTCCCCCATCTTTTAGCACAATCTCCCCGCTAATTCAGGCGGGGAGATTGTTATAATCAACCCATGCGCATCAAGAAGGGTAAATTCTTTTTTCTGGGGATTGCTCTGCTTCTGGGGGTGTTTCTCTGGGTATCTTTTCCTGCTCCCGTGCAACAATTGGCTGTTCCTCTCAAGGAATGGGGGCATTCCTTTACCGAGGCACGCTTTTACATTCCCCAGTGGGGCTGGACAGGACGTTCAGTTAAATTGCGCGTAGTCCTGCAACAGGATGGGAGAGAAAAGCGTGTTGTTCGTGCCAGGATGGAAACTTCGCCAGAAGTCTCAGGCGGTGGTGAAGTCTCGCAGGTGGTACAAGGGGGAAAGTCGGTACAATTTTCCTGGCAACTGACCAGTATGACACAGGGACGTAAAACCTGGCGGATTTGGTTATGGTCAGATGAACCTTCCGGGGAAGAGAGGCTGTTACTGGTACGTGAAGGTGAGTTGCTTCTCTTAGGTTTTTCTGGAATTACTGTGTCCTGGCTTCAAGGAATAATTCTCTTGGCGATGATTTTGTTTATCCTTCTTTGGGTGATGGGGCAAAATCGCCAGACTCGTTCGTCAAGTGATTTGGTGAATTGTGATAAAATAAACAAGAATTGAATATGCTGAACACGGGATGGGGTCACTGCGTGGCAGGAAATCCCGAAAATTTTTCTCATTCGAGGAGTCTCCATGTTGACTGCGTGGCTGTATATTGGCATCTTCCTTGTTGTTGCGGTGCTCTTGCCAGCGGTGGCAATTGGACTGGCGGGCATTCTGGCACCTAAAAAACCCAATCCGATTAAAACCTCTGTGTACGAATGTGGTATCGAAGTCGCCGGGCCAGCGCGTGTTCAGATTAAAGCACAGTACTACATTTATGCTCTGGTGTTTCTGGTATTCGATGTAGAAATGGTTTTGCTGTTCCCCTGGGCAGTTGCATTCAAGCAACTGCCTCTTTTTGCGGTATTTGAGGGAATCCTTTTCCTGCTGATTTTGCTGGGCGGTTTGCTCTATGCCTGGCGAAAAGGCGCGCTGGAATGGTTTTAATTGGAGAGGTGTATGAGCAACTGGCTTGAAAACCCAATCCAATGGATTGCTGAATGGCTGCGCTCTGTGCTGATTGGGTGGGGCATTCTGCCCTCTGTTGTAGATGTAATTTTGATGTTCCTGGGTGCTGCCATTCTGGCTACGGTGGCTTTGCTCTGGGTGCTCTTCCTCATCTGGTTTGAGCGCAAACTCATTGGGCGCATCCAGGACCGCTTTGGACCGAATCGGGTGGGCCCCTGGGGAATTTTTCAATCCATTGCCGACATGATTAAGATTTTCACCAAAGAGTACATTACTCCCCAGGGTGCTGATAAGGTCATCTACAATCTGGCGCCGATTGTGGCAGTGGCTTCGGTGTTGCTCATCTGGGCAATTTTGCCCTTCACGATGAGCATCATGGGGGTCAACTTGAACGTGGGAGTGGTGTATGTGATTGCTGTGGGTGGCTTTGGGGTGCTTGCCATTCTCATGGCGGGGTATGCCTCGAACAACAAGTATGCCTTTCTGGGAGCGTCCCGCTCAGTGGCTCAACTGATTTCCTACGAAGTCCCTATGGTGGTTTCTCTGCTTATTCCCGTCCTTCTGGCGGGTTCGATGGGACTGAATGACATTGTGAAAGCCCAGTCGGTGCCGTATCTGGTAGCGGCTCCCATTGCCGCGCTGGTGTTCTTTGTTACTTCAATGGCAGAAACCGGTAGAGCACCTTTCGACCTGGTGGAAGCCGAGTCTGAACTGGTGGCAGGGTATAACACCGAGTACTCCGGGTTGAAGTTTGGTATGTTCTTTGTGGGGGAATTTCTGCACTCCTTTACCGCCGCGCTATTATTTGCTGTCCTGTTCCTTGGCGGGTGGCGTG of Anaerolinea thermophila UNI-1 contains these proteins:
- a CDS encoding NADH-quinone oxidoreductase subunit A; translation: MLTAWLYIGIFLVVAVLLPAVAIGLAGILAPKKPNPIKTSVYECGIEVAGPARVQIKAQYYIYALVFLVFDVEMVLLFPWAVAFKQLPLFAVFEGILFLLILLGGLLYAWRKGALEWF
- the nuoH gene encoding NADH-quinone oxidoreductase subunit NuoH, with the protein product MSNWLENPIQWIAEWLRSVLIGWGILPSVVDVILMFLGAAILATVALLWVLFLIWFERKLIGRIQDRFGPNRVGPWGIFQSIADMIKIFTKEYITPQGADKVIYNLAPIVAVASVLLIWAILPFTMSIMGVNLNVGVVYVIAVGGFGVLAILMAGYASNNKYAFLGASRSVAQLISYEVPMVVSLLIPVLLAGSMGLNDIVKAQSVPYLVAAPIAALVFFVTSMAETGRAPFDLVEAESELVAGYNTEYSGLKFGMFFVGEFLHSFTAALLFAVLFLGGWRGPFVDQVPLLGLVYLFIKTFVMYYLIILVRGSLPRFRIDQMMDLNWKVLTPLSILSFLVTAIVAKVLEGQFLFQVVGLLVVNLLLLFLFMEWGERRTKRRRRPMVSEPRPLATPVASDETSAAQS
- a CDS encoding DUF4097 family beta strand repeat-containing protein codes for the protein MSAFEQRFTFPENGWLVLQSLGDVLIQGVKQPDVLLRIPEEGMAQVQSQTDRLFISAQSDVEIFVPEQAKIRLEGVTGDASVVGVLGYMEIARVNGDLAMRSCDKVDIGVVNGDVELLQVAGPIVLRRAGGDLFVESRNRVVAEQVGGDVTIRADGLVRAKAGGDLNIQLISVNVEEVHARCGGDLLITAPSGLGAQLDVNSGGFSITLRLPDQTLNLDQPHYSTTLGNGKTLLRLVAGGDVSVQLGDSILQEQKVPRKSFTADFVGGIEIPDLSPFVEDKIRQKMEHATRKAEERARRAEERVRRAMERVEQAQRQVHRRNRWFGFWYEAGKNPEDPAVPKPPEVPKAPEAPETFGTSFSQVTNEERLLVLKMLQEHKITVEEAEQLLAVLDGDLDVE